The following coding sequences lie in one Lolium perenne isolate Kyuss_39 chromosome 2, Kyuss_2.0, whole genome shotgun sequence genomic window:
- the LOC127330770 gene encoding indole-3-acetic acid-induced protein ARG7-like: protein MCNMITIPSIAWLRRAVRRWRARGAGSAAVPAGHVAVCADGARFVVRLAHLGHPAFLELLRQAEEEYGFPPGASGPVALPCDEGRLRDVVRRVSSSSMERRSSRRRRGDSRPLLQGVDVEKLVF from the coding sequence ATGTGTAACATGATCACCATCCCGTCGATCGCCTGGCTGCGCCGCGCCGTGCGGCGGTGGCGCGCCCGGGGCGCCGGCTCCGCGGCGGTGCCGGCGGGGCACGTGGCGGTCTGCGCGGATGGCGCGCGGTTCGTGGTGCGGCTGGCGCACCTGGGTCACCCGGCTTTCCTGGAGCTGCTCCGGCAGGCCGAGGAGGAGTACGGCTTCCCGCCCGGCGCCTCCGGCCCCGTCGCGCTCCCCTGCGACGAGGGCCGCCTCCGCGACGTCGTCCGCCGCGTCTCATCGTCGTCCATGGAGCGCCGCTCCTCCCGTCGTCGCCGCGGCGACTCGCGGCCGCTGCTGCAAGGGGTGGACGTGGAGAAGCTCGTCTTCTGA
- the LOC127330769 gene encoding uncharacterized protein, translated as MCNVITIPSVAWLRRAVRRWRARSSASAAVPAGHVAVCAAGARFVVRLAHLGHPAFLELLRQAEEEYGFPAGASGPVALSCDEHRLRDVLRRVSSSSSNERRRSSGRRGGDQRPLLQG; from the coding sequence ATGTGCAACGTCATCACGATCCCGTCGGTCGCCTGGCTGCGCCGGGCCGTGCGGCGGTGGCGCGCCCGGAGTTCCGCTTCCGCGGCGGTGCCAGCGGGGCACGTGGCGGTGTGCGCGGCGGGCGCTCGGTTCGTGGTGCGGCTGGCGCACCTTGGTCACCCGGCGTTCCTGGAGCTGCTCAGGCAGGCCGAGGAGGAGTACGGCTTCCCGGCCGGCGCCTCCGGCCCCGTCGCGCTCTCCTGCGACGAGCACCGGCTCCGCGACGTCCTCCGCCGCGTCTCCTCCTCATCGTCCAACGAGCGTCGCCGCTCCTCCGGCCGCCGCGGCGGTGACCAGCGACCGCTGCTGCAGGGATAA